In the Corythoichthys intestinalis isolate RoL2023-P3 chromosome 12, ASM3026506v1, whole genome shotgun sequence genome, one interval contains:
- the etv5a gene encoding ETS translocation variant 5a isoform X2, giving the protein MDGFYDQQVPFMVPPSSHVEEHGRVYNDRKRKFVDTELAQDTEELFQDLSQLQDIWIAEAQVPDDEQFVPDFQSDSLMFHGPPLTKIKRELTPSKELSPCHQDRSPMPYGEKCLYSYSACDRNSTPGFKPLTPPSTPVSPCGSTSTAGARTLNEPSPPPSTNVTSLNHGARPVHVPQQQQPLTQSAGLRNQPPLSVHSPPFAVPCAVIGQDANNFPPEHRFQRQLSEPLLPFPPSESQGRPHFLPQLANNNGRPLYHRQMSEPLVAVPPRCFKQELIDPRYTEQGVPSVGPPAPSQQASFHPAAIKQEPRDFCFDSEVPNCHSSFGRAGSYYQNNHESFPFDRDPQLYFDDTCVVPERLEGKVKQEPSIYRDGPPYQRRGSLQLWQFLVTLLDDPANGHFIAWTGRGMEFKLIEPEEVARRWGIQKNRPAMNYDKLSRSLRYYYEKGIMQKVAGERYVYKFVCDPEALFSMAFPDNQKPNLKVDMDSLPSLDDDTVPLTHYEENATYLLDSGDHCVAGLPFPDSCSY; this is encoded by the exons ATGGACGGCTTCTACGACCAGCAGGTCCCGTTCATGGTCCCGCCCAGC TCTCATGTGGAGGAACACGGCAGGGTCTACAATGACAGGAAGAGGAAGTTTGTAGACACTGAGCTCGCCCAGGACACGGAAG AACTCTTCCAAGATCTCAGTCAGCTGCAGGATATCTGGATTGCAGAGG CCCAGGTGCCAGATGATGAGCAGTTCGTGCCAGACTTCCAGTCAGATAGCT TGATGTTTCATGGACCGCCACTAACCAAGATCAAACGTGAGCTCACTCCCTCCAAAGAGCTGTCCCCTTGTCACCAGGATAGGAGTCCCATGCCCTATGGAGAGAAGTGCCTTTACAGTTACAG TGCCTGCGACAGGAATTCCACTCCTGGCTTCAAACCATTAACCCCTCCCTCCACGCCAGTGTCTCCATGTGGGTCCACCAGCACAGCTGGAGCACGCACCCTCAACGAACCAAGTCCTCCCCCATCTACCAATGTAACCAGCCTGAACCATGGAGCAAGGCCGGTGCATGTTCCGCAGCAGCAACAGCCCCTCACACAGAGTGCGGGCCTGCGAAACCAGCCGCCACTATCTGTCCACAGCCCACCGTTTGCCGTGCCGTGTGCTGTAATCGGTCAGGATGCCAATAACTTCCCACCAGAGCACAG GTTCCAAAGGCAGTTGTCAGAACCATTGCTACCTTTTCCCCCGTCAGAGAGTCAAGGGCGGCCACACTTCTTGCCCCAGCTGGCGAACAACAACGGTCGGCCACTGTACCATCGGCAAATGTCCGAACCACTCGTGGCCGTACCGCCGCGTTGCTTCAAACAAGAACTCATTGACCCGAGATACACAGAGCAGGGCGTTCCCAGCGTAGGCCCGCCAGCTCCCTCGCAGCAGGCGTCGTTTCACCCCGCAGCCATCAAGCAGGAACCCCGCGACTTCTGTTTCGATTCCG AGGTGCCCAACTGTCACTCATCCTTTGGGAGAGCGGGGAGCTACTACCAAAATAACCATGAAA GCTTCCCCTTCGACAGAGATCCCCAACTCTACTTTGACGATACCTGTGTTGTCCCTGAAAGATTGGAAG GAAAGGTAAAGCAGGAGCCCTCCATCTATCGAGACGGGCCCCCATACCAGCGCCGTGGCTCGCTGCAACTCTGGCAGTTCCTGGTCACTTTGCTGGACGATCCAGCCAATGGACACTTTATTGCCTGGACAGGCCGGGGAATGGAATTCAAGCTCATTGAACCTGAAGAG GTGGCTCGCCGCTGGGGCATCCAGAAGAACAGACCGGCCATGAACTACGACAAGCTGAGCCGCTCACTGCGTTACTACTATGAGAAGGGCATCATGCAGAAG GTGGCCGGAGAGCGGTACGTGTACAAGTTTGTGTGTGACCCCGAGGCCCTCTTCTCCATGGCCTTCCCTGATAACCAGAAGCCAAACCTGAAGGTCGACATGGACAGCCTGCCCAGCCTAGACGATGACACTGTGCCCCTCACTCACTATGAGGAGAACGCTACCTACTTGCTGGACAGCGGAGATCATTGCGTTGCTGGCTTGCCCTTCCCTGACAGTTGCAGCTACTGA
- the etv5a gene encoding ETS translocation variant 5a isoform X1, with protein sequence MDGFYDQQVPFMVPPSSHVEEHGRVYNDRKRKFVDTELAQDTEELFQDLSQLQDIWIAEAQVPDDEQFVPDFQSDSLMFHGPPLTKIKRELTPSKELSPCHQDRSPMPYGEKCLYSYSACDRNSTPGFKPLTPPSTPVSPCGSTSTAGARTLNEPSPPPSTNVTSLNHGARPVHVPQQQQPLTQSAGLRNQPPLSVHSPPFAVPCAVIGQDANNFPPEHRFQRQLSEPLLPFPPSESQGRPHFLPQLANNNGRPLYHRQMSEPLVAVPPRCFKQELIDPRYTEQGVPSVGPPAPSQQASFHPAAIKQEPRDFCFDSEVPNCHSSFGRAGSYYQNNHESFPFDRDPQLYFDDTCVVPERLEGKVKQEPSIYRDGPPYQRRGSLQLWQFLVTLLDDPANGHFIAWTGRGMEFKLIEPEEVARRWGIQKNRPAMNYDKLSRSLRYYYEKGIMQKVKVAGERYVYKFVCDPEALFSMAFPDNQKPNLKVDMDSLPSLDDDTVPLTHYEENATYLLDSGDHCVAGLPFPDSCSY encoded by the exons ATGGACGGCTTCTACGACCAGCAGGTCCCGTTCATGGTCCCGCCCAGC TCTCATGTGGAGGAACACGGCAGGGTCTACAATGACAGGAAGAGGAAGTTTGTAGACACTGAGCTCGCCCAGGACACGGAAG AACTCTTCCAAGATCTCAGTCAGCTGCAGGATATCTGGATTGCAGAGG CCCAGGTGCCAGATGATGAGCAGTTCGTGCCAGACTTCCAGTCAGATAGCT TGATGTTTCATGGACCGCCACTAACCAAGATCAAACGTGAGCTCACTCCCTCCAAAGAGCTGTCCCCTTGTCACCAGGATAGGAGTCCCATGCCCTATGGAGAGAAGTGCCTTTACAGTTACAG TGCCTGCGACAGGAATTCCACTCCTGGCTTCAAACCATTAACCCCTCCCTCCACGCCAGTGTCTCCATGTGGGTCCACCAGCACAGCTGGAGCACGCACCCTCAACGAACCAAGTCCTCCCCCATCTACCAATGTAACCAGCCTGAACCATGGAGCAAGGCCGGTGCATGTTCCGCAGCAGCAACAGCCCCTCACACAGAGTGCGGGCCTGCGAAACCAGCCGCCACTATCTGTCCACAGCCCACCGTTTGCCGTGCCGTGTGCTGTAATCGGTCAGGATGCCAATAACTTCCCACCAGAGCACAG GTTCCAAAGGCAGTTGTCAGAACCATTGCTACCTTTTCCCCCGTCAGAGAGTCAAGGGCGGCCACACTTCTTGCCCCAGCTGGCGAACAACAACGGTCGGCCACTGTACCATCGGCAAATGTCCGAACCACTCGTGGCCGTACCGCCGCGTTGCTTCAAACAAGAACTCATTGACCCGAGATACACAGAGCAGGGCGTTCCCAGCGTAGGCCCGCCAGCTCCCTCGCAGCAGGCGTCGTTTCACCCCGCAGCCATCAAGCAGGAACCCCGCGACTTCTGTTTCGATTCCG AGGTGCCCAACTGTCACTCATCCTTTGGGAGAGCGGGGAGCTACTACCAAAATAACCATGAAA GCTTCCCCTTCGACAGAGATCCCCAACTCTACTTTGACGATACCTGTGTTGTCCCTGAAAGATTGGAAG GAAAGGTAAAGCAGGAGCCCTCCATCTATCGAGACGGGCCCCCATACCAGCGCCGTGGCTCGCTGCAACTCTGGCAGTTCCTGGTCACTTTGCTGGACGATCCAGCCAATGGACACTTTATTGCCTGGACAGGCCGGGGAATGGAATTCAAGCTCATTGAACCTGAAGAG GTGGCTCGCCGCTGGGGCATCCAGAAGAACAGACCGGCCATGAACTACGACAAGCTGAGCCGCTCACTGCGTTACTACTATGAGAAGGGCATCATGCAGAAGGTAAAG GTGGCCGGAGAGCGGTACGTGTACAAGTTTGTGTGTGACCCCGAGGCCCTCTTCTCCATGGCCTTCCCTGATAACCAGAAGCCAAACCTGAAGGTCGACATGGACAGCCTGCCCAGCCTAGACGATGACACTGTGCCCCTCACTCACTATGAGGAGAACGCTACCTACTTGCTGGACAGCGGAGATCATTGCGTTGCTGGCTTGCCCTTCCCTGACAGTTGCAGCTACTGA